A single Crateriforma conspicua DNA region contains:
- a CDS encoding carboxymuconolactone decarboxylase family protein, with protein MTRIAPVDVKNANGPAAEIFQGVKKKMGMVPNIIATMAQSPAVANAYLSFSGALAGGALPAPVRERIALVTGQANECGYCLSAHTLLGKGAGLSDEEVLRARQGTASEPKEAAAVQFAQKLVEQRGNVSDEDVQTLRDAGYDDGQIGEIVANVALNIFTNYFNHVADPEIDFPVAPALATA; from the coding sequence ATGACCCGCATCGCACCTGTCGACGTCAAGAATGCCAATGGCCCCGCCGCTGAAATCTTTCAAGGCGTGAAGAAAAAGATGGGCATGGTCCCCAACATCATCGCCACGATGGCACAGTCCCCCGCCGTTGCCAACGCGTATCTATCATTCAGCGGGGCGTTGGCTGGTGGTGCCCTGCCCGCCCCCGTCCGCGAACGCATCGCGTTGGTGACCGGCCAAGCGAACGAGTGTGGCTATTGCCTTTCCGCACACACGCTGTTGGGCAAGGGAGCCGGACTGAGCGACGAAGAAGTCCTGCGAGCACGACAAGGCACCGCGTCGGAACCCAAAGAAGCCGCGGCCGTTCAGTTCGCTCAGAAGTTGGTCGAACAACGTGGAAACGTCTCCGACGAAGATGTCCAAACGTTGCGTGACGCCGGATACGATGACGGTCAAATCGGTGAGATCGTTGCCAACGTGGCATTGAACATCTTCACCAACTATTTCAACCACGTCGCCGACCCGGAAATCGACTTCCCCGTCGCGCCAGCTTTGGCAACGGCCTGA
- a CDS encoding hypervirulence associated TUDOR domain-containing protein, translating into MKRIMDKYDEGTNVKWKWGNGYGRGTVQSAFEKKVTRKIDGKEITRDGNKDNPAYYVTVEDGNNVLKLHSELEKA; encoded by the coding sequence ATGAAGAGAATCATGGACAAGTACGACGAAGGCACTAATGTGAAATGGAAGTGGGGCAACGGCTATGGGCGGGGAACCGTCCAATCCGCTTTCGAAAAGAAAGTCACTCGCAAGATCGACGGGAAAGAAATCACCCGCGACGGCAACAAAGACAACCCGGCCTATTACGTGACCGTCGAAGACGGAAACAACGTCTTGAAGCTGCACAGTGAATTGGAAAAGGCCTGA
- a CDS encoding tetratricopeptide repeat protein, with amino-acid sequence MRLLRTLALSFTACCLIGPPVQADATDTPTPAQLKMLAMLQDKVAVNPNHSDSWRSLGRLQNTLGMTDDAGQSFLKAVSLDENNAAAHFDRGQYLSARDPVAANHHFQRVFEIAPKSHYADQLRSQGLVAGNEPNNRGNRSEPTATDSSDDTDGTSTRLASYEIQTFDGSDDLETRKLELEKQAEDQLAEAVGQPTSPIRWYLETGLLYNDNITLTPVSRELAQSDSASFQGFASPDVDWKIVNRDAMRLGPLFRGYFTLNESAFSQFNLASFQPGVFVEHDRSIGRSDAIFRLETVYSRDLFDGSTVGDRLAGTLSATTILPSLDAYYLYLTLADSDFRDDGSLPTQTSLDGTTYTTGISRFSRTRWKRLPSYAIGVDLERADTVGDDYRYWSFNTHASTTYHWTDRWSLIPTLGLGYRSYADFTGPVSRDEFFWRLHGRLQYACSERLKIALVAGHDRFATDNDDYDTERTEGGLVMTWTN; translated from the coding sequence ATGCGACTATTGCGAACGCTCGCGCTCAGTTTCACGGCGTGTTGCCTGATCGGGCCTCCGGTGCAAGCAGATGCCACGGATACGCCGACGCCGGCACAGCTGAAGATGCTTGCCATGTTACAAGACAAGGTGGCCGTCAATCCGAACCATTCCGATAGCTGGCGTTCACTGGGAAGACTGCAGAACACCTTGGGCATGACCGATGACGCAGGACAGTCTTTCCTGAAAGCGGTATCGCTGGACGAGAACAACGCGGCCGCTCACTTCGACCGGGGACAGTACTTGTCCGCGCGCGATCCCGTTGCCGCCAACCACCATTTCCAACGCGTCTTTGAAATTGCCCCGAAAAGCCACTATGCCGATCAGTTGCGGTCCCAAGGTCTTGTGGCCGGCAATGAACCAAACAACCGGGGCAACCGTTCGGAACCTACTGCAACCGATTCCTCCGACGACACCGATGGTACATCGACGCGTTTGGCGTCATACGAAATCCAGACGTTTGATGGTTCCGATGACCTCGAAACGCGGAAACTGGAACTCGAAAAACAAGCGGAAGACCAGTTGGCGGAAGCCGTCGGTCAACCGACTTCGCCGATTCGGTGGTACTTGGAAACGGGGTTGCTGTACAACGACAACATCACGCTGACACCCGTCAGTCGCGAACTGGCTCAATCCGACAGCGCCAGCTTCCAAGGCTTCGCCAGCCCCGACGTCGATTGGAAGATCGTCAATCGCGACGCGATGCGTTTAGGCCCGCTATTTCGCGGTTACTTCACGCTGAACGAGTCGGCGTTTTCACAGTTCAACCTGGCCAGCTTTCAGCCCGGCGTCTTTGTCGAACACGATCGATCGATCGGTCGGTCCGACGCCATCTTTCGATTGGAAACGGTCTATTCCCGAGACCTGTTTGACGGATCAACGGTGGGCGACCGTTTGGCGGGAACGTTATCCGCGACGACGATTTTGCCCAGTCTCGATGCTTACTATCTGTACCTGACGCTGGCAGATTCCGATTTCCGTGATGATGGATCATTGCCCACACAGACATCTCTGGACGGGACGACCTACACGACAGGGATCAGCCGGTTTTCCAGAACCCGGTGGAAACGATTGCCCTCCTATGCGATCGGCGTCGATTTGGAACGTGCCGATACTGTCGGCGATGATTACCGGTATTGGTCGTTCAACACACACGCATCGACGACCTACCACTGGACCGACCGCTGGTCGCTGATACCCACGTTGGGACTGGGTTATCGAAGCTATGCAGATTTCACCGGACCGGTATCGCGAGACGAGTTTTTTTGGCGACTGCACGGCCGGCTGCAGTATGCGTGCAGCGAACGGTTGAAGATCGCTCTGGTTGCCGGCCACGATCGATTCGCGACTGACAATGACGACTATGACACCGAACGAACCGAAGGCGGACTGGTCATGACCTGGACCAACTGA
- a CDS encoding type 1 glutamine amidotransferase domain-containing protein produces the protein MNKQSLQGKRIAFLATDGFEQVELTKPWQAIRDAGAEVVLVSPKTGQIQGVNHDEKADKFDVDLSVHDASAEDFDGLVLPGGVMNPDALRTCDVSVGFVRDFFKQHKPVAAICHGPWTLVEADVVRDRTVTSWPSLKTDLVNAGAQWVDEECVCDQGLVTSRNPDDLPAFCDKAIEEFAEGKHAAQTI, from the coding sequence ATGAATAAGCAATCGCTGCAAGGAAAACGAATCGCATTTCTGGCAACCGACGGTTTCGAACAAGTCGAATTGACCAAGCCGTGGCAGGCCATCCGAGACGCCGGTGCCGAGGTGGTTCTGGTTTCACCCAAAACGGGGCAAATACAAGGTGTTAACCATGACGAGAAGGCTGACAAGTTTGACGTCGACTTGAGTGTCCATGATGCATCGGCCGAAGATTTCGACGGCTTGGTTTTGCCCGGTGGCGTGATGAACCCCGACGCACTGCGAACCTGTGATGTCAGCGTCGGTTTCGTCCGTGATTTCTTTAAGCAGCACAAGCCGGTTGCCGCAATTTGTCACGGTCCGTGGACGTTGGTGGAAGCCGACGTGGTTCGTGACCGAACGGTGACGTCATGGCCCAGTCTGAAGACCGACCTGGTCAATGCCGGGGCCCAATGGGTCGATGAAGAATGCGTCTGCGATCAAGGCTTGGTGACCAGCCGCAATCCCGATGACTTGCCCGCGTTCTGCGACAAGGCGATTGAGGAATTCGCCGAAGGAAAGCACGCGGCCCAGACGATCTGA
- a CDS encoding MgtC/SapB family protein — protein MTWIEMAPIAVAAGLGFLLGLEREIAGKPAGIRTHMIVAAGSAMLMLLSQRIFDDFQGQQPDQLLRSDPIRVLQAIVIGISFLGAGTIVHDQHEGVEGLTTAATIYLTAGIGVAAAIGQTRLAIVVTLGGLVVLGIVGALERCIARWHRRNSQRICESDQNVAPENHPSKDDSHE, from the coding sequence ATGACATGGATCGAAATGGCCCCGATCGCGGTCGCCGCCGGTCTGGGATTTCTTCTGGGACTGGAACGAGAGATTGCGGGGAAACCGGCGGGGATCCGTACGCATATGATCGTGGCTGCGGGATCTGCCATGCTGATGCTGCTTAGCCAGCGGATCTTTGACGACTTCCAGGGCCAGCAGCCTGATCAGTTGTTGCGATCTGACCCGATCCGTGTCCTGCAAGCCATTGTGATCGGCATCAGCTTCCTGGGCGCCGGCACGATCGTGCACGATCAACACGAAGGCGTCGAAGGGTTGACCACAGCGGCCACGATCTATCTGACCGCCGGAATCGGTGTCGCCGCGGCCATCGGCCAGACCCGTCTGGCAATCGTCGTCACACTGGGAGGCTTGGTTGTGCTCGGAATTGTTGGTGCCCTTGAACGCTGCATCGCACGATGGCATCGTCGGAATTCGCAACGTATTTGCGAATCCGATCAGAACGTTGCACCCGAGAACCATCCATCGAAGGACGATTCGCACGAGTAA
- a CDS encoding NAD(P)-dependent alcohol dehydrogenase, producing the protein MTTIDMPNAQSIPLRPAGPTMSAVTYEDYGDASVLNPTTVDVPHRRPGQLLLQVVASSVNPIDYRMRQGEMRAVLPGGFPRIPGYDVAGYVADNGGDGPFQVGDRVIAFLKHLTGGASADYATCAVHCVAKIPDDLPFDEAAAMPLAGTTALQSLRDHAKMQAGNRVLVNGASGGVGMFAVQIAKASGCHVDAVASGDNEAYCRSLGADGFIDYTQVDFTQAGQTWDIIFDAAGKSSYFQARSALASGGHYVSTEPNLSGLAVSLLTWPLSKSGRIMLAKPNGEDLLQLIDLYRQSKLKITIDRHYGLSQLADAHRRVEQGVDRGKVVVMNDSM; encoded by the coding sequence ATGACCACGATTGATATGCCCAACGCTCAATCCATCCCCCTTCGCCCTGCTGGTCCGACCATGTCGGCCGTCACCTATGAAGACTATGGCGACGCGTCCGTCCTGAACCCGACGACGGTGGACGTGCCGCACCGTCGGCCGGGGCAATTGTTGTTGCAAGTGGTGGCGTCCAGTGTGAACCCCATCGACTATCGCATGCGGCAAGGGGAGATGCGGGCGGTACTGCCCGGAGGTTTTCCACGCATTCCTGGATATGACGTGGCGGGGTATGTCGCTGACAATGGTGGGGACGGTCCCTTCCAAGTCGGTGATCGGGTCATCGCGTTTTTGAAACATTTGACCGGCGGGGCGTCGGCGGACTACGCGACATGCGCGGTGCATTGTGTCGCGAAAATTCCCGATGATCTGCCGTTCGACGAAGCGGCCGCGATGCCGCTGGCCGGGACCACAGCCCTGCAGTCGTTACGTGATCACGCAAAGATGCAGGCGGGGAATCGGGTCTTGGTCAATGGTGCCAGTGGAGGTGTCGGCATGTTCGCTGTCCAGATCGCCAAAGCATCCGGGTGTCACGTCGATGCGGTGGCCAGTGGTGACAACGAAGCGTATTGTCGTTCGCTCGGTGCGGACGGCTTCATTGACTACACCCAAGTCGATTTCACCCAGGCCGGACAGACGTGGGACATCATTTTTGACGCTGCCGGCAAGTCCAGCTATTTCCAAGCACGCTCGGCCCTGGCGTCCGGAGGGCATTACGTGTCGACCGAGCCGAATCTGTCGGGTTTGGCGGTATCATTGCTGACTTGGCCGCTTTCGAAGTCCGGCCGGATCATGCTGGCGAAACCGAACGGCGAAGATTTGTTACAGCTGATCGATTTGTACCGGCAATCGAAACTGAAGATCACCATCGATCGCCACTATGGTCTGTCGCAACTGGCCGATGCCCATCGGCGGGTCGAACAGGGCGTTGATCGTGGCAAGGTTGTGGTGATGAATGATTCGATGTAA
- a CDS encoding glycoside hydrolase family 117 protein, with amino-acid sequence MASLLVVVAATTSAQDAVYPYGVPAEKPDMELSAAMERAYEQYIAPSTWGNELFTKFRHSPIEGLDYHDGDGTVSRRDPSKIVKANGKYYVWYTRRSTPTPPRGAAGGTDVIPSTDWDLAEIWYATSTDGFTWTEQGVAVKRPPKPQAGWRSVSTPDVLVWKGKYYLFYQAFLEMSGTRGDDCPVTASWADSPDGPWHAVGKVVIPNGAKGQWDQYSIHDPYPLVYKGKIYLYYKSEANGKPRPVRFTGLAIADNPLGPYTKHPLNPVLNSGHETGLFPFKEGIAAMVIRHGNEHNTIQYAPDGVNFQVASSVSLMPIASGPYVPDAFEGNDDGRGITWGLCHHTGAGSKDKRYSILYRFDCDLSLDVHDEWMKEPEHWFPPEVYFHSQVNAGKRKQLIDVAEKDLAE; translated from the coding sequence ATGGCCAGCCTGTTGGTGGTGGTCGCCGCCACCACATCCGCGCAGGACGCGGTCTATCCGTACGGTGTGCCGGCGGAAAAACCTGACATGGAACTGAGCGCCGCGATGGAGCGGGCTTACGAGCAATACATTGCCCCATCGACGTGGGGCAACGAACTGTTCACCAAGTTTCGACATTCGCCCATTGAAGGCTTGGACTATCACGATGGGGACGGCACGGTGTCGCGCCGGGATCCTTCCAAGATCGTCAAGGCGAACGGCAAATACTACGTCTGGTACACACGTCGCAGCACTCCGACGCCGCCGCGCGGAGCGGCCGGTGGAACCGATGTCATCCCGTCGACTGACTGGGATTTGGCAGAAATCTGGTACGCCACCAGTACCGATGGATTCACTTGGACCGAACAAGGCGTTGCCGTCAAACGTCCGCCGAAGCCGCAGGCGGGCTGGCGTTCGGTCTCCACTCCCGATGTCTTGGTGTGGAAAGGCAAGTATTACCTTTTCTATCAAGCGTTTTTGGAAATGTCGGGGACTCGTGGCGACGATTGCCCGGTCACCGCATCATGGGCCGATTCACCCGACGGCCCCTGGCATGCGGTCGGCAAGGTCGTGATTCCCAATGGCGCGAAAGGGCAGTGGGACCAGTATTCAATTCACGATCCCTATCCGCTGGTCTACAAGGGAAAGATCTATCTGTACTACAAGTCTGAAGCGAACGGGAAACCACGACCGGTTCGCTTTACGGGGCTGGCGATTGCCGACAATCCGCTAGGCCCCTATACCAAGCATCCGTTGAATCCGGTTCTGAATTCGGGGCATGAAACGGGGCTGTTTCCGTTCAAAGAAGGGATCGCCGCGATGGTGATTCGGCACGGTAACGAACACAACACGATTCAATACGCACCGGACGGCGTCAATTTTCAGGTGGCTTCCAGTGTCAGCTTGATGCCCATTGCATCGGGCCCCTACGTACCCGATGCATTCGAAGGTAACGACGATGGGCGTGGCATCACCTGGGGGCTTTGCCATCACACCGGTGCAGGTTCCAAAGACAAGCGTTACAGCATTCTGTATCGCTTTGATTGTGATCTAAGCTTGGACGTCCATGACGAATGGATGAAAGAACCCGAGCATTGGTTTCCGCCGGAAGTCTACTTTCATAGTCAAGTCAACGCAGGAAAGCGAAAACAGCTGATCGACGTCGCCGAAAAGGATTTGGCAGAATAG
- a CDS encoding sulfatase, with product MYRIFQLRFVARLVTGMLTILVSIASHRSCHGDTTEASRARPNILFIAVDDLNDFSGFASEEPGNFLQVIYPDAKVRRQVADRLTPTLNRLAKQSSPFVRAYCAAALCGPSRTSLMTGVAPHVSGYYLHDRHFRLYPTLSDVVTLPQQLRRHGYFTAGAGKIFHKAVGDRDGALKDDWADARHSWDAWVNHAQGAAGKPDRFSPPNGGLMQFGRGTQPQQETGDWKTADFIAQVLESGTATATAARGRLGERRITLPQDQPFFLAAGLFRPHLPFYAPEEFFDRFPTAEMTGLNSDNLRTIVDDLKDLPPGAERFTDYRGGKFRMIMDHAKTVGGPGAETQAWKALVQSYLACVSFADSCLGRILDGLQKSEYTDNTVVVLWSDHGYHLGPKYHVAKQAVWEKANRVLLVIRDPRNPNACDGTPRRQLASLNDLYPTICQLTGVTLPGPKVGHSLVPLLHSADAAPVRNEVVFTYMKGNHGLRTARHAFLRYQDGTSELYDIDVDPRQLSNLAGDVSYAELKESLNQQLDAWLADPH from the coding sequence ATGTATCGGATCTTCCAGTTGCGATTTGTCGCCCGACTCGTGACAGGGATGCTGACAATACTGGTCAGCATCGCGTCTCACCGCTCATGCCACGGCGATACCACCGAAGCATCGCGTGCGCGACCGAACATCCTGTTCATCGCCGTCGATGACTTGAACGATTTCAGCGGGTTCGCATCGGAGGAACCCGGAAACTTTCTGCAAGTGATTTACCCCGATGCGAAGGTTCGGCGACAGGTAGCCGATCGGCTGACACCGACGTTGAATCGATTGGCCAAGCAATCATCCCCGTTCGTGCGTGCTTACTGTGCCGCTGCTTTGTGCGGCCCATCGCGGACGTCTTTGATGACCGGGGTCGCGCCACATGTTTCCGGATACTATTTGCACGACCGCCACTTCCGACTGTATCCCACGTTGTCCGACGTCGTCACCTTGCCGCAACAGTTGCGTCGACACGGCTACTTCACCGCTGGCGCTGGAAAGATCTTTCATAAAGCGGTTGGGGATCGCGACGGGGCGTTGAAGGACGACTGGGCCGATGCCAGGCATTCATGGGACGCCTGGGTCAATCATGCGCAAGGTGCCGCGGGTAAGCCGGATCGGTTTTCACCACCCAATGGCGGATTGATGCAGTTTGGTCGTGGCACCCAACCGCAACAGGAAACCGGCGATTGGAAAACGGCTGACTTCATTGCCCAAGTATTGGAATCCGGTACGGCAACGGCGACCGCGGCGCGTGGCCGCTTGGGCGAACGCCGAATCACTCTTCCACAGGATCAGCCGTTCTTTCTGGCCGCTGGCCTGTTTCGTCCTCACCTGCCGTTCTATGCACCAGAAGAATTCTTCGATCGATTCCCGACTGCAGAAATGACGGGTTTGAATTCCGACAACCTGCGCACCATCGTCGACGACTTGAAAGACTTGCCACCAGGAGCCGAACGTTTCACCGACTACCGTGGCGGCAAGTTCCGCATGATCATGGACCATGCCAAAACGGTCGGTGGCCCCGGCGCCGAAACGCAGGCATGGAAAGCGTTGGTGCAATCCTATTTGGCCTGTGTATCGTTCGCCGATTCCTGTCTCGGACGCATCTTGGACGGACTGCAGAAATCGGAATACACCGACAACACCGTGGTGGTCTTGTGGAGCGATCACGGGTACCACCTGGGGCCCAAGTATCACGTGGCAAAACAAGCGGTGTGGGAGAAAGCCAATCGGGTGCTGCTGGTGATTCGCGACCCACGCAACCCCAACGCCTGTGATGGAACGCCGCGTCGCCAGCTTGCCAGTCTGAACGATCTGTATCCGACAATCTGCCAGTTGACCGGCGTGACGCTACCGGGTCCCAAGGTCGGTCACAGCCTGGTTCCGCTGCTCCATTCCGCGGACGCCGCCCCGGTACGCAACGAAGTCGTCTTCACGTACATGAAAGGAAACCATGGCTTGCGGACGGCCAGGCACGCGTTCCTACGATACCAAGACGGAACGTCGGAACTTTACGACATAGACGTTGACCCGCGTCAGCTATCCAATTTGGCCGGTGACGTATCGTACGCAGAATTGAAAGAATCTTTGAATCAGCAACTGGACGCTTGGCTGGCCGACCCCCACTAG
- a CDS encoding sulfatase family protein, producing the protein MKFSSNPIPNRIWTITAMVFTVLSVGVDAEESPDIVFVIADDLGYLDAGFMGNPDVQTPALDGLAEQSMQFHRMYVASPTCAPSRGALLSGLMPFRNGAEPNHSLVRDDVKQLPRYFKDLGYQVASFGKITHGKDKRAGFDVDDRRFSFENTQMVDDFLANRKGIQPLLMMVGIKDPHVPWPDTPDSNCDPAKLTLHEQLIDTPETRFHLARYYSDVQRMDQQLDAVLRATQQHLGSDTIVIFTSDHGAQLPYGKWNNYDYSLRVPFLVHWPGVTEAGVKSNALISFVDILPTLIEIAGGKPPSSGFDSGQIDGRSFADLLRGRTDQHRESVFSTNSSAAHHTYPLRTVRTRRFRYVMNVVPEWNFTTQTDHNPSAEGHAMWKSWIAKAKSDPDVAKKLREYHRRPAEELYDLESDPSEQRNLAADPGYEAVKRRHRRLLDQWIRQSGDTLQRHGPPMDVLLKVPVSSPSTATDSP; encoded by the coding sequence ATGAAGTTCTCATCGAATCCGATACCGAACCGCATTTGGACGATCACCGCTATGGTGTTCACAGTGCTGTCCGTCGGCGTTGATGCCGAAGAGTCTCCCGACATTGTTTTCGTCATTGCCGATGACCTGGGGTATCTTGACGCCGGATTCATGGGAAACCCGGACGTACAGACCCCTGCATTGGATGGACTGGCTGAACAGAGCATGCAGTTTCATCGCATGTACGTGGCGTCTCCCACTTGCGCACCATCGCGGGGTGCCCTGCTGTCGGGGCTGATGCCGTTTCGCAATGGCGCCGAACCCAATCACTCGCTGGTCCGTGACGACGTCAAACAGCTGCCACGTTATTTCAAAGACTTGGGCTATCAGGTGGCCAGCTTTGGAAAGATCACCCACGGCAAAGACAAGCGTGCCGGATTCGATGTGGACGATCGCCGTTTTTCATTCGAAAACACGCAGATGGTCGACGACTTTCTGGCCAACCGGAAGGGCATCCAACCGTTATTGATGATGGTTGGCATCAAAGACCCGCATGTTCCCTGGCCCGACACTCCGGATTCCAATTGCGATCCCGCCAAGTTGACGCTGCACGAGCAATTGATCGACACGCCGGAAACGCGGTTTCACCTGGCCCGGTACTACAGCGATGTCCAGCGGATGGACCAACAATTGGACGCGGTGCTGCGGGCAACCCAGCAACACCTGGGATCCGACACGATCGTGATTTTCACCAGTGACCATGGCGCGCAACTGCCCTACGGAAAGTGGAACAATTACGACTACAGCCTGCGTGTCCCGTTCTTGGTCCACTGGCCAGGCGTTACTGAGGCAGGCGTGAAAAGTAACGCGCTGATTTCGTTCGTCGACATCTTGCCGACGTTGATCGAAATCGCCGGGGGAAAGCCGCCGTCCTCTGGATTTGATTCCGGCCAAATTGATGGTCGGTCCTTTGCCGATCTGCTGCGTGGCCGTACTGACCAGCATCGCGAGTCCGTCTTTTCAACGAACTCATCGGCGGCCCATCACACGTACCCGTTGCGAACTGTTCGGACTCGACGTTTCCGGTACGTGATGAATGTCGTTCCCGAATGGAACTTCACCACACAGACGGACCATAACCCGTCGGCCGAGGGTCACGCGATGTGGAAATCATGGATTGCCAAGGCGAAATCCGATCCCGATGTCGCAAAGAAACTGAGGGAATACCATCGTCGTCCCGCCGAAGAACTTTACGACCTGGAATCGGATCCTTCCGAACAACGCAACCTGGCGGCCGACCCCGGCTATGAAGCGGTCAAACGCCGGCACCGCCGTTTGCTGGATCAGTGGATTCGGCAAAGCGGCGATACGTTGCAACGCCACGGCCCGCCCATGGACGTCTTGTTGAAAGTCCCGGTGTCGAGCCCGTCTACGGCGACAGATTCGCCTTAG
- a CDS encoding glycoside hydrolase family 117 protein yields the protein MLTKMIEPERVILTLAGLFLAAAGGQIHADPPAGFPYQFPDQKPDLPLSAAMERNYTAYPAPRPENNELFTQFKYTRLKGFDYNGHDGTISRRDPSKIIAVNGKYYVWYTKRDTPTPPQGAGNSTDVIPSADWDLADIWYATSEDGFVWKEQGVAVPRPPKPNVGWRSVTTTDILVWKGKYYLYYQGFMEASGTRGDDCPVSVSWADSPDGPWHPTHKIVIPNGPPGQWDQYSIHDPYPLVHNGKIYLYYKSDSNGDPYIRMHGLAIADDPLGPFTKHPLNPVVNSGHETTLFPFKKGVAALVIRDGNEHNTVQYAEDWVNFEIKSIVELMPNAGGPFIKDAFTDTDDGRGITWGLSHFTNATGNWKKNHAILARFDCDLSRDVDDPSMKKHHVYFTPEIHFNQGLSKDQRVRIDQETKANLSP from the coding sequence ATGTTGACCAAGATGATCGAACCAGAACGCGTCATTCTAACGCTGGCAGGCCTGTTTCTGGCAGCCGCCGGCGGACAAATCCACGCCGATCCCCCGGCCGGTTTTCCCTATCAGTTTCCAGACCAGAAGCCCGACCTGCCGCTGAGCGCCGCCATGGAGCGGAATTACACGGCCTATCCGGCACCGCGACCGGAAAACAACGAACTGTTCACGCAGTTCAAGTACACGCGTTTGAAGGGTTTTGACTACAACGGCCACGACGGCACAATTTCACGTCGCGATCCATCCAAGATCATCGCGGTCAATGGAAAGTATTACGTCTGGTACACCAAGCGTGACACTCCCACCCCGCCACAAGGTGCGGGCAACAGCACCGATGTGATTCCGTCGGCCGATTGGGATCTGGCCGACATCTGGTACGCAACCAGCGAAGACGGTTTCGTTTGGAAGGAACAAGGGGTGGCTGTGCCGCGACCACCCAAGCCAAACGTGGGTTGGCGATCGGTGACCACCACCGACATCCTGGTGTGGAAAGGAAAGTACTACCTTTATTACCAAGGCTTCATGGAAGCCAGTGGAACCCGTGGCGATGATTGTCCGGTGTCCGTTTCCTGGGCCGATTCACCTGATGGGCCTTGGCATCCGACTCATAAAATTGTCATCCCCAACGGCCCGCCGGGACAGTGGGATCAGTATTCGATTCATGATCCCTATCCGCTGGTGCACAACGGAAAAATCTATCTGTACTACAAGTCCGACAGCAACGGTGATCCCTACATTCGCATGCACGGTTTGGCCATCGCCGATGACCCGCTGGGGCCGTTCACCAAGCATCCGTTAAACCCGGTGGTTAATTCAGGCCACGAGACGACTTTGTTTCCGTTCAAGAAAGGGGTCGCCGCGCTGGTCATCCGGGACGGCAATGAACACAACACGGTCCAGTATGCCGAAGACTGGGTCAACTTTGAAATCAAATCGATCGTGGAATTGATGCCCAACGCGGGCGGCCCTTTTATCAAAGATGCCTTTACCGATACCGATGACGGACGCGGCATCACATGGGGCCTTTCTCACTTCACCAACGCCACGGGGAATTGGAAGAAAAACCATGCGATTCTGGCCCGGTTTGATTGTGATCTCAGTCGCGATGTCGATGACCCGTCGATGAAAAAGCACCATGTCTATTTCACGCCGGAGATTCACTTCAACCAAGGCTTGAGCAAGGATCAGCGGGTACGTATCGACCAAGAAACTAAGGCGAATCTGTCGCCGTAG